A genome region from Chryseobacterium sp. G0186 includes the following:
- a CDS encoding SulP family inorganic anion transporter, with protein sequence MKKTSLLGGIKENFPSGLVVFLVALPLCLGIALASGAPPLSGIISGIVGGLVVGFLSNSNISVSGPAAGLTAIVLTAITDLGAFELFLCAGIIAGLLQLILGFVRAGSISNYFPNNVIEGMLAAIGIIIILKQIPHALGFDKDYEGNQSLFSNGINLNYFTELFGAIHPGAIIVTLVSVGILIAWDKTPALRRMKMLPGALVAVVAGILLNEAFKLSGSSLAISKEHLVSLPVPKSLDDFKNLIVMPDFGGFTNPKVWIVGATIAIVASIETLLCIEASDRLDKQRRITDTNLELKAQGIGNLISSFIGGLPMTSVVVRSSANANAGATSKVSAMIHGVLLLVCVLTIPFILNLIPLATLAAVLILVGYKLAKPATFKHFWHLGKFQFVPFVATVVAVVATDLLKGVGIGLAISIFYILQGNMKRAYYLSREKLDDADGIKIKLAEEVSFLNKAAIKKTLKNIKPNSNVIIDARETSYIATDVLEMIQDFANIRAKEEDINVELLGFKTSYRDYERSEDSHILITHKRAM encoded by the coding sequence ATGAAAAAAACATCATTATTAGGAGGAATCAAGGAGAATTTCCCTTCCGGGCTCGTTGTATTCTTAGTAGCACTTCCCTTGTGTTTAGGAATTGCCCTAGCATCGGGAGCACCACCATTATCCGGAATTATCTCCGGAATTGTAGGAGGACTTGTAGTAGGATTTCTTAGTAATTCAAATATCTCAGTTTCAGGACCGGCCGCTGGTCTTACTGCTATAGTTCTTACAGCAATCACTGACCTTGGAGCATTTGAACTCTTCTTATGCGCCGGAATCATTGCCGGATTATTGCAATTGATTTTAGGATTTGTAAGAGCAGGGAGTATTTCCAATTATTTCCCCAATAACGTTATTGAGGGAATGCTTGCTGCCATCGGTATCATTATTATTCTAAAACAAATTCCCCATGCGTTGGGATTTGATAAAGACTATGAAGGAAACCAGTCTCTCTTCAGCAATGGAATTAACTTAAATTATTTCACAGAGTTGTTTGGGGCTATTCATCCGGGAGCTATCATCGTAACACTGGTATCCGTAGGAATTCTTATTGCGTGGGATAAAACGCCAGCCCTGAGAAGAATGAAAATGCTTCCGGGAGCATTGGTAGCAGTAGTTGCCGGAATCCTTCTGAATGAAGCTTTCAAATTATCAGGAAGTTCATTAGCCATCAGTAAAGAACACTTAGTATCTCTACCGGTACCAAAATCTTTAGATGATTTCAAAAACCTGATCGTAATGCCTGACTTCGGAGGATTCACTAATCCTAAAGTATGGATCGTGGGAGCAACTATTGCCATTGTAGCTTCTATTGAAACCTTACTTTGTATTGAAGCATCAGACAGATTAGATAAGCAAAGAAGAATTACAGATACCAACCTTGAACTTAAAGCTCAGGGAATTGGAAACCTTATCAGTTCATTCATTGGTGGATTGCCAATGACCTCTGTAGTGGTAAGAAGTTCTGCCAATGCAAATGCCGGAGCAACATCCAAAGTGTCTGCTATGATCCACGGCGTACTCCTATTAGTATGCGTCCTTACTATTCCTTTTATCCTTAACCTTATACCGCTTGCAACCCTTGCTGCTGTATTGATCCTGGTAGGATATAAATTGGCAAAACCAGCTACATTCAAGCACTTCTGGCACCTTGGAAAATTCCAGTTTGTACCATTTGTAGCAACTGTCGTAGCTGTTGTAGCAACAGATTTATTAAAAGGAGTGGGAATTGGTCTTGCTATCTCTATTTTCTATATTCTTCAGGGAAATATGAAAAGAGCTTATTATTTAAGCAGAGAGAAATTGGATGATGCAGATGGAATCAAGATCAAATTAGCTGAAGAAGTTTCATTCTTAAATAAGGCAGCTATTAAAAAGACTTTAAAAAACATTAAGCCGAACTCCAATGTAATCATCGACGCCAGAGAAACATCGTACATTGCTACAGATGTACTGGAAATGATTCAGGACTTTGCCAATATCCGTGCAAAGGAAGAAGATATCAATGTAGAACTTCTAGGCTTCAAAACTTCATACAGAGATTATGAGAGAAGTGAGGATTCTCACATTCTGATTACTCACAAAAGAGCAATGTAA